From the Alloalcanivorax dieselolei B5 genome, one window contains:
- a CDS encoding aminotransferase class I/II-fold pyridoxal phosphate-dependent enzyme yields the protein MTDLQRISRLANTVPPFHVMALLERAQQLAAQGRDIIHLEVGEPDFPCPSPVMAAARHALDLGQTRYTPAAGLPALREIIAEDYRDRFGAQVDPARIVVTPGASGALQLALGALLDPGDGVLLCDPGYPCNRQFVRMFGGIPQPMPLQASTGFRPSGEILRCAWDKTTRAAVVASPDNPTGNRIPAGELNDWARWCRERQGTLIVDEIYQGLCYGAEAETVLAHGDAAWVINSFSKYFGMTGWRLGWLVAPEAAVPAVERLAQNWFLAPGTVAQHAAMAAFSEDTLAIAEQRRQLLARRRTLLLEALPGMGLPVVGDSEGAFYIYVDVSAHTRDSFELCRRLLEEAGVAVTPGLDFGETHQPERYIRLAYTCDEERLHQALERLARFLERQ from the coding sequence TTGACCGATTTGCAAAGAATTTCCCGCCTTGCCAACACCGTTCCGCCTTTTCACGTGATGGCGTTGCTGGAGCGGGCCCAACAACTGGCGGCCCAGGGCCGGGATATTATCCACCTGGAGGTGGGGGAACCCGACTTTCCTTGCCCGTCGCCGGTGATGGCGGCGGCCCGCCACGCCCTGGATCTGGGACAGACCCGGTACACGCCGGCGGCGGGGTTGCCGGCATTGCGTGAGATCATCGCCGAGGATTACCGCGACCGCTTCGGCGCGCAGGTGGATCCGGCCAGAATTGTGGTCACACCGGGGGCCTCCGGTGCCTTGCAGCTGGCTTTGGGGGCGTTGCTGGACCCCGGCGATGGCGTGTTGCTGTGTGATCCGGGTTACCCCTGTAACCGCCAGTTCGTCCGTATGTTTGGGGGTATACCGCAGCCCATGCCGTTACAGGCGTCGACGGGATTTCGTCCCAGTGGCGAGATACTGCGCTGCGCCTGGGACAAAACGACCCGGGCCGCTGTGGTGGCCAGCCCGGACAATCCCACCGGCAATCGCATCCCGGCCGGGGAATTGAATGACTGGGCGCGGTGGTGCCGCGAGCGTCAGGGCACTTTGATCGTCGATGAAATTTACCAGGGGCTCTGCTACGGCGCCGAAGCGGAAACCGTATTGGCGCATGGCGACGCCGCCTGGGTCATCAACAGCTTCAGCAAATACTTCGGCATGACCGGTTGGCGGCTGGGGTGGTTGGTGGCGCCGGAGGCGGCGGTGCCGGCGGTGGAGCGGCTGGCGCAAAACTGGTTCCTGGCTCCGGGCACGGTGGCGCAACATGCGGCCATGGCGGCGTTCAGCGAAGACACTCTGGCTATCGCGGAGCAGCGCCGGCAGCTGTTGGCTCGGCGCCGTACCCTGTTGCTGGAGGCGTTACCGGGAATGGGGCTGCCGGTGGTCGGTGACAGTGAAGGCGCCTTCTATATCTACGTGGATGTCAGCGCCCACACCCGGGACAGCTTCGAACTTTGCCGGCGCTTGCTGGAAGAAGCGGGCGTGGCGGTAACGCCCGGGCTGGATTTTGGTGAGACCCACCAGCCCGAGCGATACATTCGTCTCGCCTACACCTGCGACGAGGAGCGCTTGCATCAGGCGCTGGAGCGTCTGGCCCGCTTCCTGGAGAGGCAATGA
- the dksA gene encoding RNA polymerase-binding protein DksA, producing the protein MHGVTPYVAKAGEEYMNEAQRAHFRQVLLAWRQELMEEADRTMHHLQDEVANLPDPADRATQEEEFALELRTRDRERKLLKKIEKALDQIDKDDYGYCEACGIEIGIRRLEARPTAELCIDCKELAEIKERQLAG; encoded by the coding sequence ATTCATGGAGTCACTCCCTATGTCGCCAAAGCAGGCGAGGAGTACATGAACGAAGCTCAGCGCGCCCATTTCCGTCAGGTTCTTCTGGCCTGGCGCCAGGAGTTGATGGAAGAAGCGGATCGCACCATGCACCACCTTCAGGACGAGGTGGCGAATCTGCCCGACCCCGCCGACCGGGCAACCCAGGAGGAAGAATTCGCATTGGAACTGCGCACCCGCGACCGCGAGCGCAAACTGCTGAAAAAGATCGAGAAAGCCCTCGATCAGATCGACAAGGATGACTACGGCTACTGCGAGGCCTGCGGCATCGAGATCGGCATCCGCCGACTGGAGGCCCGTCCCACCGCGGAACTGTGCATCGATTGCAAGGAACTCGCCGAGATCAAGGAAAGGCAGCTGGCGGGCTGA
- the gluQRS gene encoding tRNA glutamyl-Q(34) synthetase GluQRS, with amino-acid sequence MSYRGRFAPTPSGPLHFGSLVTALASWLDARYHQGEWRVRMDDLDPPREQPGAADTISRQLEAFGLHWDGALLYQSKRGDAYQAALDALLEQGQAFYCTLSRQQLKALGDVHPGPSVAQPPGPDRAVRLTVPVAALCFDDRLQGRVCAQLAEEEGPFVIRRRDGLFSYQLACALDDRDQGITDVVRGADLLTSTLQQIRVLDCLGATAPRYAHLPVILQPDGRGKISKSMGGAALDPDLKGPLTHAALTCLGLSPPTGLQQATVTDLLQWARENWTPEQLPRGTGLPAPALLQGGKV; translated from the coding sequence ATGTCCTATCGCGGTCGCTTCGCCCCCACCCCTTCCGGCCCCCTGCATTTCGGCTCTCTGGTCACCGCTCTGGCCAGTTGGCTGGATGCCCGCTATCACCAGGGGGAGTGGCGGGTACGCATGGACGATCTGGATCCGCCACGGGAACAGCCGGGGGCGGCGGATACTATTTCGCGGCAACTGGAAGCCTTCGGATTGCATTGGGATGGGGCTCTGCTCTATCAGAGCAAGCGCGGTGACGCCTATCAGGCGGCACTCGACGCTTTGCTGGAACAGGGGCAGGCCTTTTACTGCACGCTATCACGGCAACAATTGAAAGCGCTGGGCGATGTGCACCCCGGACCTTCGGTGGCGCAGCCGCCTGGACCGGATCGTGCCGTGCGTCTGACCGTACCGGTGGCGGCGCTGTGTTTCGATGACCGTCTGCAGGGCCGGGTGTGCGCTCAGCTCGCCGAGGAGGAAGGCCCGTTCGTGATCCGCCGCCGCGACGGCCTGTTCAGTTATCAACTGGCCTGCGCGCTGGATGACCGCGATCAGGGCATCACCGATGTGGTGCGCGGAGCGGATCTGCTGACCTCCACACTACAGCAAATCCGCGTTCTGGATTGTCTCGGCGCCACCGCGCCCCGCTACGCCCATCTGCCCGTGATCCTGCAACCGGATGGTCGCGGGAAGATCAGCAAATCCATGGGTGGCGCCGCGCTGGACCCGGACCTCAAGGGACCACTCACGCATGCGGCACTGACCTGCCTGGGGCTGTCCCCGCCGACCGGGTTACAACAGGCCACGGTCACCGATCTGTTGCAATGGGCGCGGGAAAACTGGACACCGGAGCAACTGCCGCGCGGCACCGGGTTACCCGCCCCCGCGCTTTTACAAGGCGGGAAGGTCTGA
- a CDS encoding sensor histidine kinase, translated as MTYSVSELILIACGYLLFLFLVAWITERGWIPSRWVRHPVVYVLSLGVYASAWAIYGSVGYAYRYGYNFLAYFLGISGVFLLAPILLAPILRLTTTYQLGSLADLFAFRYRSRLAGALTTVMMVIGMLPLLSLQLKAVAESIQILTGDPDPAWLAFWFCLLITLFAILFGARHATARERHEGLVVAIATESLIKLVAFVGVALLGLFGVFGGLGGLNQWLDANPEMLTRLYQPLQDGTWHSLIMAFFVSAVVMPHMFYMAFTENLNPRALITASWGLPLLFLIMALCVPLILWSALAIDAPTIPDYFALGVGRENGHGAVLAYLAGLAGASGMLIVATLALSGMCLNHLVLPASPLSSAQDLYRNLLWTRRVLIAAILALAFLFYRLTGPNHSLVELGVLSFVATLQFVPGLIGALFWPSGNRSGLFAGMLAGFVIWAVALLFPLITPHWHAQEVLQWLGWQYPEGATQWHRVALASVSLNGLIYAVVSIVTPMSRAERSAAEACAVDSLRRPYRWELSAQSVDDFIASLSGPLGPVTAAREVEMALRDLRLKYTETRPYALRRLRDQLETNLSGLLGPSVAHQLMDENVPYRPREGEESSEDIRFIETRLEKYRDRLSGLAAELDSLRRFHRQTLLELPMGVISLGADGEIIGWNRAVETLTGIEAEDTIGSRLDHLPSPWGELLTEFSRGEDAHDPKRSIEVNGQARWLSLHKSLIRGAGPSEQAGGLVLVLEDITDLRHMEAHLAHNERLASIGRLAAGVAHEIGNPVTAIACLAQNLEGDSIDEEQRLSGRQIMEQTRRITRIVESLVTFSHSGGMRDVIHGPVRVFDTAAEAIALLQLDPDRRQQHFRNLCDPTHEVMGDPQRLLQVFVNLLSNASDASEDDAPITVRSRPEGEKVRIEVEDRGHGIPTELRDALFEPFVTSKPPGRGTGLGLALVYSIIEDHQGTVRVESPVEGDQGTRFIIDLPAY; from the coding sequence ATGACGTATAGTGTCAGCGAACTGATTCTGATCGCCTGTGGCTACCTGCTGTTTCTGTTCCTGGTGGCCTGGATCACCGAGCGAGGCTGGATCCCCTCACGTTGGGTTCGTCATCCGGTCGTTTACGTGCTGTCGCTGGGCGTCTATGCCAGTGCCTGGGCCATCTATGGTTCGGTGGGTTACGCCTATCGTTACGGCTACAATTTTCTTGCCTATTTTCTCGGTATCTCCGGGGTGTTTTTGTTGGCGCCGATCCTGCTGGCGCCAATCCTGCGTCTGACCACGACCTACCAGTTGGGCTCCCTGGCGGATCTGTTCGCTTTCCGTTATCGCAGCCGCCTGGCCGGGGCGCTGACCACGGTGATGATGGTGATCGGCATGCTGCCGTTGCTGTCACTGCAGTTAAAGGCCGTGGCGGAGTCGATCCAGATACTGACCGGGGATCCCGATCCCGCTTGGCTGGCATTCTGGTTCTGTCTGCTGATCACCCTGTTCGCCATTTTGTTCGGTGCACGCCATGCCACCGCCCGGGAACGGCATGAGGGGCTGGTCGTCGCCATCGCCACCGAATCGTTGATCAAACTGGTGGCGTTCGTAGGGGTGGCTCTGCTCGGGCTGTTCGGCGTCTTTGGTGGTCTCGGCGGCTTGAACCAGTGGCTGGACGCCAATCCGGAGATGCTCACTCGTCTTTACCAGCCTTTGCAGGACGGCACCTGGCACAGCCTGATCATGGCGTTCTTCGTCTCCGCGGTGGTGATGCCTCATATGTTCTACATGGCCTTCACCGAGAACCTCAATCCTCGAGCTCTGATCACCGCCAGTTGGGGACTGCCGCTGCTGTTTTTGATCATGGCGCTGTGTGTGCCGCTGATCCTGTGGTCCGCGCTCGCCATCGACGCGCCGACCATTCCGGATTATTTCGCTCTCGGCGTCGGCCGGGAGAACGGCCACGGCGCGGTGCTCGCCTATCTGGCCGGCCTGGCCGGCGCCAGTGGCATGTTGATCGTCGCCACGCTGGCGCTGTCCGGCATGTGTTTGAATCACCTGGTGCTGCCGGCCAGCCCCCTCAGTTCCGCCCAGGATCTGTACCGCAATCTGCTATGGACCCGGCGGGTGCTGATCGCCGCCATTCTGGCGTTGGCCTTTTTATTCTACCGGCTCACCGGCCCCAACCATTCCCTGGTGGAACTGGGGGTGTTGTCGTTCGTCGCGACACTGCAATTCGTGCCCGGCCTGATCGGGGCGCTGTTCTGGCCATCGGGCAATCGCAGCGGGCTGTTCGCCGGCATGCTGGCAGGGTTCGTGATCTGGGCGGTAGCCCTGTTGTTCCCATTGATCACGCCGCACTGGCACGCCCAGGAAGTCCTGCAGTGGCTCGGCTGGCAGTATCCGGAAGGCGCTACCCAATGGCACCGGGTGGCGCTGGCGTCGGTGAGTCTCAATGGCCTGATCTATGCAGTGGTGTCGATCGTCACCCCCATGTCCCGGGCGGAACGGTCCGCCGCCGAGGCCTGCGCGGTGGACAGCCTGCGACGCCCGTACCGCTGGGAATTGAGCGCCCAGTCCGTGGACGATTTCATCGCGTCACTGAGCGGCCCGCTGGGGCCGGTAACCGCCGCCCGTGAAGTGGAGATGGCGCTGCGGGACCTGCGCCTGAAGTATACCGAGACCCGCCCCTACGCTCTGCGGCGGCTGCGCGATCAGTTGGAGACCAACCTGTCCGGCCTGCTCGGTCCCTCCGTCGCCCATCAACTGATGGATGAAAACGTGCCCTATCGGCCGCGCGAGGGTGAGGAATCCAGCGAGGATATTCGCTTTATCGAAACCCGTCTGGAAAAGTACCGGGATCGCCTTTCCGGTCTGGCGGCGGAACTGGACAGCCTGCGCCGTTTCCACCGGCAAACCCTGCTTGAATTGCCGATGGGGGTTATTTCCCTGGGCGCCGACGGCGAGATCATCGGCTGGAACCGGGCGGTGGAAACCCTGACCGGCATCGAGGCGGAAGACACCATAGGCTCGCGCCTGGATCATCTGCCCTCTCCCTGGGGGGAACTGCTCACCGAGTTCAGCCGCGGCGAGGACGCCCACGACCCCAAACGCAGTATCGAGGTCAACGGCCAGGCTCGCTGGCTGAGTCTGCACAAATCGCTGATCCGTGGCGCCGGCCCGTCCGAACAGGCCGGCGGCCTGGTGCTGGTGCTTGAGGACATTACCGATCTGCGCCATATGGAAGCGCATCTGGCACACAACGAGCGGCTGGCCTCCATCGGCCGCCTGGCCGCCGGGGTGGCCCATGAGATCGGTAATCCGGTTACCGCCATCGCCTGTCTCGCACAAAATCTGGAAGGCGACAGCATTGATGAGGAGCAGCGCCTCAGCGGACGCCAGATCATGGAGCAGACCCGACGCATCACCCGCATCGTCGAATCACTGGTAACGTTCAGCCATTCCGGCGGCATGCGCGACGTGATTCATGGCCCGGTGCGGGTCTTCGACACCGCCGCCGAAGCCATCGCCCTGCTGCAGTTGGACCCGGACCGCCGCCAGCAACACTTCCGCAATCTCTGCGACCCGACCCATGAAGTGATGGGTGACCCGCAACGTTTGCTGCAGGTGTTCGTCAACCTGCTCAGTAACGCCTCGGACGCCAGCGAGGACGACGCCCCGATCACGGTCCGCAGCCGCCCCGAAGGCGAGAAGGTGCGTATCGAAGTCGAGGATCGCGGCCATGGCATACCGACGGAACTGCGCGATGCCCTGTTCGAACCCTTCGTCACCAGCAAACCGCCGGGCCGCGGTACGGGTCTGGGACTGGCGTTGGTTTACAGTATCATCGAAGACCATCAGGGGACGGTGCGCGTGGAGAGCCCAGTGGAGGGCGACCAAGGCACCCGGTTTATCATCGACCTGCCCGCTTATTAG
- a CDS encoding sigma-54-dependent transcriptional regulator, which produces MSHILIVEDEPVIRGALRKLLERHDHSVTEAESVEQALEKSLHQYDLIISDLRLPGEPGTALIEQANPTPVLIMTSYASLRSAVDAMRQGAVDYIPKPFDHEEMLLAVERVLKEGRLNRGNQALRRDMERSYPVNAMVGECQAMRELKHRIARVAPTDTPVLILGEAGTGKELTARSIHEHSDRAGGPLITVHCASLPKTLQLDDLFGNDGQPGRIEEAEGGTLFLDEVGELSGEAQSRLLTLLEQGEIHRQDSLSTRRVDVRILASSQTDLPTRVTEGGFRRDLYYRLNVMELEVPPLRAREQDIEDLASALLARGSEKLRRQNLFFTQEALEAMRGYSWPGNVRELENVIERAVILSEEEAIGPGQLGLNPDRAPQRTTRASRASLDPSEDLSLEDYFTRFVLENQDSMTETELANKLGISRKSLWERRQRLGIPRRKGGRR; this is translated from the coding sequence ATGAGTCACATACTGATCGTGGAAGACGAGCCCGTGATTCGCGGCGCGCTACGCAAACTGCTGGAGCGGCATGATCACTCCGTGACGGAGGCGGAATCCGTGGAGCAGGCCCTGGAGAAAAGCCTGCATCAGTACGACCTGATCATCAGCGATCTGCGATTACCGGGGGAGCCGGGCACGGCCCTGATCGAACAAGCCAACCCGACGCCGGTGCTGATCATGACCAGTTACGCCAGTCTGCGTTCGGCGGTGGACGCCATGCGCCAGGGCGCGGTGGACTACATTCCCAAACCGTTCGATCACGAGGAAATGCTGCTGGCCGTGGAGCGGGTGCTGAAGGAAGGCCGGCTCAATCGCGGCAACCAGGCACTGCGCCGTGATATGGAACGCAGCTATCCGGTCAACGCCATGGTCGGTGAGTGTCAGGCCATGCGCGAGCTCAAACACCGCATCGCCCGGGTGGCGCCCACTGATACCCCGGTGCTGATCCTTGGGGAAGCCGGCACCGGCAAGGAACTGACCGCCCGCTCCATTCATGAACACAGTGACCGGGCCGGCGGCCCCTTGATTACCGTGCACTGCGCCTCCCTGCCGAAAACACTGCAACTGGATGATCTGTTCGGCAACGATGGCCAGCCCGGCCGCATTGAAGAAGCGGAAGGCGGCACCTTGTTTCTGGACGAAGTGGGCGAACTGTCCGGAGAAGCGCAGAGCCGGCTGCTGACGCTGCTGGAGCAAGGCGAGATCCATCGTCAGGACTCCCTGTCCACGCGCCGGGTGGACGTGCGCATCCTGGCCAGCAGTCAGACCGATCTGCCCACCCGGGTCACCGAGGGCGGATTCCGCCGTGACCTTTATTACCGGCTTAACGTGATGGAACTGGAAGTGCCGCCATTGCGGGCCCGCGAGCAGGATATCGAGGACCTGGCCAGCGCCCTCCTGGCCCGTGGCAGCGAGAAACTGCGGCGGCAGAACCTGTTTTTCACTCAGGAAGCGCTGGAGGCGATGCGTGGTTACAGCTGGCCGGGCAATGTGCGGGAGTTGGAAAACGTCATCGAGCGGGCCGTGATTCTCTCCGAGGAGGAAGCCATAGGCCCCGGTCAACTGGGCCTGAATCCGGATCGCGCGCCGCAACGCACCACCCGTGCCAGCCGCGCCAGCCTGGATCCCTCCGAGGATCTGTCGCTGGAAGACTACTTCACCCGCTTTGTCCTGGAAAACCAGGACAGCATGACCGAGACCGAGTTGGCCAATAAGCTCGGCATCAGCCGCAAAAGCCTGTGGGAGCGCCGCCAGCGCCTGGGCATTCCCCGTCGCAAGGGCGGCCGGCGCTGA
- the pcnB gene encoding polynucleotide adenylyltransferase PcnB, translating into MASKLLEKLTRLIQFGSPRTPRLPKAKVIPRDAHPISRKQVSRAALNVLYGLHKAGFEAYLVGGCLRDLLCGRQPKDFDVVTDATPEQVYRLFKRSRIIGRRFQIVHVRFGGEVIEVSTFRAFQRDDDLDDDQHRAHEETGLVLRDNTWGNIEEDALRRDFTINALYYNIADFALYDFVNSRQDIERGIIRLIGDPQQRYREDPVRMLRAARFAAKLGFQLDRATRAPIPEMASLLLQVPPARLFDEVLKLFLSGHARDSFEQLRKLGLFAFLFPNTHEALESEQGEVWERLILAAMDNTDRRLSENKPVTPAFLYAVFLWPVLVTQLNRYREDGIPPAPALHKAATWALNEQSHHTSVPRRFSSVMREMWDLQPRLDKRNGKRADTLMEHPRFRAAYDFLLLREQAGEIKPGLGEWWTRYQAADESQQRAMVQDLGQPDRQGGRRRRRRRRSGGGGDSEA; encoded by the coding sequence ATGGCGTCAAAGCTTCTGGAGAAACTGACCCGCCTTATTCAGTTTGGTTCCCCACGTACGCCCCGCCTTCCCAAGGCCAAGGTGATTCCCCGCGACGCCCACCCTATTTCCCGTAAACAGGTGTCCCGGGCCGCGCTCAATGTACTCTACGGACTGCATAAGGCCGGGTTCGAAGCCTATCTGGTCGGGGGATGCCTGCGGGATCTGCTATGCGGGCGGCAACCCAAGGATTTCGACGTGGTTACCGACGCCACCCCGGAGCAGGTCTACCGGCTGTTCAAGCGCAGCCGCATCATCGGCCGCCGTTTCCAGATCGTGCACGTGCGTTTCGGTGGCGAGGTCATCGAAGTGTCCACCTTCCGCGCGTTCCAGCGGGATGATGATCTGGATGACGATCAGCACCGGGCCCATGAGGAAACCGGCCTGGTGCTGCGAGACAACACCTGGGGCAACATTGAGGAAGACGCGCTGCGCCGCGACTTCACCATCAACGCCCTCTATTACAATATCGCCGATTTCGCCCTGTATGATTTCGTCAACAGCCGGCAGGACATCGAGCGCGGCATCATCCGGTTGATCGGAGATCCTCAGCAACGCTATCGCGAGGATCCGGTACGCATGCTGCGCGCCGCCCGCTTCGCCGCCAAACTGGGCTTTCAGCTGGATCGCGCCACCCGGGCGCCCATTCCTGAGATGGCGTCGCTGTTACTGCAGGTTCCGCCCGCCCGCCTGTTCGACGAAGTGCTCAAGCTGTTCCTCAGCGGTCATGCCCGGGATTCCTTTGAACAGCTGCGGAAGCTGGGTTTGTTTGCCTTTTTGTTCCCCAACACCCACGAAGCGTTGGAAAGTGAGCAGGGAGAAGTCTGGGAACGGCTGATCCTGGCCGCCATGGACAACACCGACCGGCGCCTGTCCGAGAACAAGCCGGTTACCCCGGCCTTCCTTTACGCGGTGTTTCTGTGGCCGGTGCTGGTCACACAATTGAATCGCTATCGCGAGGATGGCATTCCGCCAGCGCCGGCCTTGCATAAAGCCGCCACCTGGGCTCTTAACGAGCAAAGCCATCACACCTCGGTGCCTCGCCGCTTCTCCTCGGTGATGCGCGAAATGTGGGACCTGCAGCCGCGCCTGGACAAACGCAATGGCAAGCGGGCGGATACCCTGATGGAGCACCCCCGCTTCCGTGCCGCTTACGACTTCCTTCTGCTGCGCGAACAGGCCGGTGAAATCAAACCCGGACTGGGAGAATGGTGGACCCGCTATCAAGCCGCCGACGAGTCCCAGCAACGCGCCATGGTTCAGGATCTGGGCCAGCCCGACCGCCAAGGCGGCCGGCGGCGTCGGCGGCGCCGTCGCAGCGGGGGCGGAGGCGACAGCGAAGCATGA
- the folK gene encoding 2-amino-4-hydroxy-6-hydroxymethyldihydropteridine diphosphokinase has product MIAVGLGSNLDGPVERVSRALEAIAVLPMTRLLAHSALYDTAPVGPQDQPDFVNAVALLETRLPPLSLLSALQDLEKAAGRVRHRRWGERTLDLDLLLWRDQTIRLPRLTVPHPEMHKRAFVLRPLLDIAPEARLPDGRRLSDYWPGVADQPLRRLPNLEENHFVEPAHSTAS; this is encoded by the coding sequence ATGATCGCCGTCGGTCTGGGTAGCAATCTGGATGGCCCTGTCGAGCGCGTCAGCCGTGCCCTGGAAGCCATCGCGGTATTGCCGATGACCCGCCTGCTGGCGCATTCCGCTCTCTATGACACCGCGCCGGTGGGCCCGCAGGATCAGCCCGATTTCGTCAACGCCGTGGCCTTGCTGGAAACCCGCCTGCCACCTCTGTCCCTGCTCAGCGCGTTACAGGACCTGGAAAAGGCAGCCGGGCGAGTACGGCACCGGCGCTGGGGTGAACGTACCCTGGATCTGGACCTTCTGCTGTGGCGGGACCAGACCATCCGCCTGCCCCGTCTCACCGTCCCGCATCCGGAAATGCACAAACGCGCCTTTGTTTTGCGCCCCTTGTTGGACATTGCCCCCGAAGCGCGCTTGCCCGACGGCCGCCGGCTGTCCGACTATTGGCCTGGAGTGGCGGACCAGCCACTGCGCCGTCTGCCCAACCTGGAGGAGAACCACTTTGTTGAGCCAGCGCATTCAACAGCGTCGTGA
- a CDS encoding deoxynucleoside kinase: protein MSQRIQQRREAGNLPRLIAVEGPIGVGKTTLTRRLADTFGFDTLLEQAEANPFLSRFYQDPARYALQTELFFLFQRAEQLRNLHQQELFSGPWVADFLVDKTRLFAEVTLSDEEFPLYDNVYKHMLIDAPTPDLVIYLQAPTATLRQRVLKRGTDFEQRMDPGYLERLNDAYTRFFHFYDGAPLLIVNTADIDLVEGERDYQQLVAELLDIRSGRHYFNPRPLGNL from the coding sequence TTGAGCCAGCGCATTCAACAGCGTCGTGAAGCCGGCAATCTGCCTCGCCTGATCGCCGTGGAAGGCCCCATCGGTGTCGGCAAGACCACTCTGACCCGACGCCTGGCGGACACTTTTGGCTTCGATACCCTGCTGGAGCAGGCGGAAGCCAATCCTTTTCTGTCCCGCTTCTATCAGGACCCGGCCCGCTACGCCTTGCAAACCGAGCTGTTTTTCCTGTTTCAGCGGGCGGAACAGTTGCGCAACCTGCACCAGCAGGAACTGTTCAGCGGCCCCTGGGTGGCGGATTTCCTGGTGGACAAGACCCGGCTGTTCGCCGAGGTGACACTGAGCGACGAAGAGTTCCCGCTCTACGACAACGTCTACAAGCACATGCTGATCGACGCCCCGACGCCGGATCTGGTGATCTATCTGCAGGCCCCCACCGCCACCCTGCGGCAGCGCGTGCTCAAACGCGGCACCGACTTCGAACAACGCATGGATCCCGGCTACCTGGAACGGCTCAACGACGCCTATACCCGTTTCTTCCATTTCTACGACGGCGCGCCGCTGTTGATCGTCAACACCGCCGACATCGATCTGGTGGAAGGGGAGCGGGACTACCAGCAACTGGTGGCCGAGTTGCTGGACATCCGCTCGGGCCGCCACTATTTTAACCCCCGGCCGCTGGGGAACCTCTGA
- the panB gene encoding 3-methyl-2-oxobutanoate hydroxymethyltransferase, whose protein sequence is MPVTIRTLQKYKQEHRKFSVLTAYDATFSRLISDAGVEAMLIGDSLGNVVQGQQSTVPVTLEQMVYHTECVARGNQNSLIIADVPFMGAATLERTLDAAAQLMRAGANVIKLEGGAWLEEAVTVLKRNGIPVCVHMGLTPQSVNAFGGYRVQGKDEAGAKELLEAAITLDRAGTALFVLECVPRGLSAEITANVQAPVIGIGAAPECDGQVLVLHDMLGLNPRPARFVKDFMADAGDIAAAIRAYDQAVKDGSFPAGEHCF, encoded by the coding sequence ATGCCCGTAACCATCCGCACCCTGCAGAAGTACAAACAAGAGCACCGCAAGTTTTCGGTACTGACCGCCTATGACGCGACCTTTTCCCGGCTGATCAGCGATGCCGGCGTGGAAGCCATGCTGATCGGCGATTCCCTTGGTAATGTGGTCCAGGGACAGCAGAGCACCGTGCCGGTCACGCTGGAACAGATGGTGTATCACACGGAATGCGTGGCCCGCGGCAATCAGAACAGCCTGATCATCGCCGACGTGCCGTTCATGGGGGCCGCCACCCTGGAACGCACCCTGGACGCCGCCGCCCAATTGATGCGGGCCGGCGCCAACGTGATCAAACTGGAAGGCGGCGCCTGGCTTGAAGAAGCCGTCACCGTGCTCAAGCGCAATGGTATCCCGGTCTGCGTCCATATGGGGCTGACCCCGCAATCGGTGAACGCCTTCGGCGGCTACCGGGTACAGGGCAAGGATGAAGCCGGCGCCAAGGAACTGCTGGAAGCCGCCATCACCCTGGACCGGGCCGGAACCGCTCTGTTCGTGCTGGAATGCGTGCCGCGCGGCCTCAGCGCCGAGATCACCGCCAACGTGCAGGCGCCGGTCATCGGCATTGGTGCCGCGCCGGAGTGCGACGGCCAGGTGCTGGTGCTGCACGACATGCTCGGCCTGAACCCGAGGCCGGCGCGCTTCGTCAAGGATTTCATGGCCGACGCCGGCGACATCGCCGCCGCGATCCGCGCCTATGATCAGGCCGTCAAGGACGGCAGCTTCCCCGCCGGGGAACACTGTTTCTAA